The window AGCGAATCCACAAAGGCGTCGAACTCGAACTCACCCCGCCGCAGCGATCCTGACTGGCCAAGTACGGTGTTCAACTGTGCTCTCACCAGGTGGATGGCCTGAGTGAATGATTCACGCTGAGCAGGCGTGATGTATCCGCCTTGTCTGGCGAGATCTGCCCAGCGTGTCGGTGTGGGAGTGGTCATCGTGTTTGGCATCTTAATTCACCTGCAAGTTGGCGGAATCAGGCACTTTGTAGTGATTATTGACATTCGTCAGGTTGATATTGCTGCCTTTAACGTTCAACCCTTCACTGTCGCTTTTCACGAATGAGAACTTGCCGTTTTCTGCATC is drawn from Pectobacterium aroidearum and contains these coding sequences:
- a CDS encoding DNA-binding protein, whose product is MPNTMTTPTPTRWADLARQGGYITPAQRESFTQAIHLVRAQLNTVLGQSGSLRRGEFEFDAFVDSLEQDFLHQADIHTKNGLHSDVAQTSFWVARLIADRFIAVRQM